The following proteins are co-located in the Vibrio azureus genome:
- a CDS encoding DUF294 nucleotidyltransferase-like domain-containing protein, with product MDAELLEIYNFLAKYPPFNDLPEEVLTRVTEGVEISYFRQDTPIIHIGDHVEDLFVVRSGIVEVYRRKGELYNRLDEGDLFGQMGLLTNNKVRFPVKAIEDTLLYCIPQDIFQDLYDNFDSFADFVEVENSARLRQAVSVNNDANDLTTSKVKTLLTREAPTIERSQSIQEAAQIMAQDNVSALLIVDQSQEEEEDAPNSQVAGIITDRDLCTRVLAEGISPLDDVASVMTTEVISLDHNAYVYEAMLTMLRYNVHHLPVVKDRFPIGIIETTDIVRYESQNSLLLVSSIFQQQTIAELALVAEEVKSSFVRLVNEDANSHMVGSAMSVIGRSFKQRLLEMAEETLGPPPIPYCFLALGSMGRDEQLLVTDQDNAIILDDTFEEAQHGKYFEALAQYVSYGLNACGYKYCTGDIMATNPLWRMTRTQWEECFSDWIDNPNPKALLNASIFFDLDGVYGRLKWAEQLTSFIVRRARKNNRFLACLARNALNRTPPLGFFKDFVMEKDGQHRNSINLKRRGTAPLVDLIRVHSLAVGSLAKNSFERLDDIIDAGILPKGRAQDLKDAMEFISMVRIRHQAIDVEMGIEPDNNIEPENLSDFERRNLKDAFQILSNGQNFLKFRYQANNKFK from the coding sequence ATGGATGCAGAGCTCCTCGAGATATACAATTTTCTCGCCAAGTACCCCCCTTTTAATGATCTTCCAGAAGAGGTGCTGACCAGAGTCACTGAGGGTGTAGAGATTTCTTACTTTCGTCAAGACACCCCCATCATTCACATTGGCGATCATGTCGAAGATCTTTTTGTGGTGAGAAGCGGTATTGTCGAAGTATATCGGCGCAAAGGTGAACTTTACAATAGACTAGATGAAGGTGATTTATTTGGTCAAATGGGGTTGCTCACCAACAACAAAGTTCGCTTTCCAGTCAAAGCTATTGAGGACACTCTACTCTACTGTATCCCACAAGATATCTTCCAAGACCTTTATGACAATTTTGATTCATTTGCCGACTTTGTCGAAGTAGAAAACAGCGCTCGACTGCGACAAGCAGTATCCGTGAATAATGACGCTAATGACCTGACTACGTCAAAAGTTAAAACGTTACTCACACGTGAGGCACCGACAATCGAACGTAGTCAGTCGATTCAAGAAGCCGCTCAAATCATGGCGCAGGATAATGTTTCTGCACTCTTGATTGTTGATCAAAGCCAAGAAGAAGAGGAAGATGCACCTAACTCACAAGTAGCTGGAATCATTACCGACCGTGATTTATGTACCCGAGTATTAGCAGAGGGAATTTCGCCACTTGATGATGTCGCCTCAGTCATGACAACAGAAGTCATTTCTCTCGATCACAACGCTTACGTATACGAAGCCATGCTGACCATGCTTCGCTACAACGTTCACCATCTTCCAGTGGTGAAAGATAGATTTCCTATCGGGATTATTGAAACTACTGATATTGTCCGCTACGAATCTCAGAACTCCCTCTTACTAGTCAGCAGTATATTCCAGCAACAAACCATCGCTGAGCTCGCATTAGTCGCAGAAGAAGTCAAAAGCAGCTTTGTGCGTTTAGTGAATGAAGATGCAAACTCACACATGGTAGGAAGTGCCATGTCCGTGATTGGACGAAGTTTTAAGCAACGTTTGCTCGAAATGGCAGAAGAAACGCTTGGTCCGCCACCAATACCGTATTGTTTTCTTGCACTAGGCTCAATGGGGCGCGATGAGCAACTGCTTGTCACGGATCAAGACAACGCCATCATCTTAGATGACACTTTTGAAGAAGCTCAACATGGAAAATATTTTGAGGCCCTAGCACAATACGTCAGTTACGGCTTGAACGCATGCGGTTACAAATACTGTACCGGTGATATTATGGCAACCAATCCTTTGTGGCGTATGACAAGGACTCAGTGGGAAGAGTGCTTCTCTGATTGGATTGATAACCCAAACCCTAAAGCTTTGCTCAATGCCTCTATTTTCTTCGATCTCGATGGTGTTTATGGTCGCCTGAAATGGGCTGAACAATTAACCAGTTTTATTGTTCGCCGGGCTCGCAAAAACAACCGCTTTTTAGCCTGCTTAGCTCGTAATGCCCTAAACCGCACGCCTCCCCTCGGTTTTTTCAAAGATTTCGTGATGGAAAAAGACGGCCAACACAGAAACTCTATCAATTTAAAGCGGCGTGGCACAGCACCACTGGTCGACTTAATTCGTGTGCATTCACTGGCAGTAGGATCTTTAGCAAAAAACTCTTTCGAGCGTTTGGACGATATTATTGATGCGGGCATCTTACCAAAAGGCAGAGCACAAGATTTAAAGGATGCTATGGAATTCATCTCAATGGTTCGTATCCGTCACCAAGCAATCGACGTTGAAATGGGCATTGAGCCAGACAATAACATCGAACCTGAAAACCTATCCGACTTTGAACGCCGAAATCTAAAGGATGCTTTCCAGATCCTAAGTAATGGGCAGAATTTCCTTAAGTTCCGCTATCAGGCGAATAATAAGTTTAAGTGA
- a CDS encoding methyl-accepting chemotaxis protein: protein MNLSLKQKLIGTSLSAVITMAAVLTWLSADQLFEQTRSGVYARAQSLSHTASAGISDWVEVRKSIAQAFNDYTTENELVPYLQLAQKAGGFDDIFFGTPEGQMYRSHPERNRATYDPRIRPWYRDAQKAGKQIITEAYQDAITKTLLVTIAEPVRKNGEFIGVVGADVLIDQLIEDVINLDAGDNAHAMLIDMANGTLLAHPDKSLALKPITNLSAELSPNAIIGAANEGQIKNILMNGREKLYYFSRVPGTNWMFAIEMDRETEEAGHAKLLGEMLLTALVITLVVIFAVSWLVGFLFRDLNRVSKALEEIASGEGDLTQRLEPRSNDEVGQLALNFNRFVGNMHAMVSKLSQVSSALSQQASQTAHQAEERSQRIAYQQDEINMVATAVNEMAAATQEIAGNADNTAANSGEAVDVCQHGSAQVTQTQSSIQNLAQEVLVATNVIQELEAHGNSINAILSTIQGIAEQTNLLALNAAIEAARAGEQGRGFAVVADEVRVLSQRTHASTQEIQATIEMLQDTTGKAVSIMDNSRQLAETSVDDANSAAVSLTQIHAAVERISDMATQIASAAEEQASVTTEITRNTEGIRDVSNELSTEAQQAAVQASNLSVLSGELEQEIKQFKL from the coding sequence ATGAATCTATCATTAAAACAGAAGCTTATTGGAACAAGCTTATCAGCTGTAATTACTATGGCGGCAGTGCTGACATGGCTGTCCGCTGACCAACTTTTTGAGCAAACCCGTTCAGGTGTCTACGCAAGGGCACAAAGCTTGAGCCATACTGCTTCTGCGGGGATTTCTGATTGGGTTGAAGTCCGGAAGAGCATCGCTCAAGCTTTTAATGATTACACAACAGAAAATGAGTTGGTTCCTTACCTGCAACTGGCACAAAAAGCAGGAGGCTTTGATGATATTTTCTTTGGTACGCCAGAAGGACAAATGTATCGCTCTCACCCTGAACGAAATCGCGCAACCTATGATCCAAGAATAAGACCTTGGTATAGAGATGCCCAGAAAGCAGGTAAGCAAATTATCACAGAAGCTTATCAAGATGCGATCACCAAGACTTTGCTTGTTACCATTGCTGAGCCTGTTAGAAAAAATGGTGAGTTTATTGGTGTTGTAGGCGCAGATGTCTTAATTGATCAACTTATCGAAGATGTTATTAATTTGGACGCGGGTGACAATGCTCATGCGATGTTAATTGATATGGCCAACGGTACATTGTTAGCTCATCCAGATAAGAGCTTAGCGTTGAAGCCTATTACAAACCTATCTGCTGAGTTGTCACCTAATGCCATTATCGGTGCGGCTAATGAGGGGCAAATTAAGAACATTCTGATGAACGGCCGTGAGAAACTCTACTATTTCAGTCGTGTTCCTGGGACTAATTGGATGTTTGCGATTGAGATGGATCGAGAAACAGAAGAAGCAGGCCACGCCAAACTACTAGGAGAAATGCTGTTAACAGCTCTCGTAATTACACTGGTTGTGATTTTTGCTGTTTCTTGGTTGGTTGGTTTCTTATTTCGTGATTTAAACCGAGTCTCTAAAGCATTAGAAGAGATTGCTTCTGGGGAAGGGGATTTGACCCAACGTCTCGAACCACGTAGTAATGATGAAGTAGGTCAACTGGCATTAAACTTCAACCGTTTTGTCGGTAATATGCATGCCATGGTGAGTAAATTAAGTCAGGTTTCTTCTGCATTGTCTCAGCAAGCAAGTCAAACGGCGCACCAAGCGGAAGAGAGAAGCCAGCGTATTGCTTATCAGCAAGATGAAATCAATATGGTCGCTACGGCAGTGAATGAAATGGCGGCAGCCACACAGGAAATCGCGGGTAATGCTGATAACACTGCTGCGAATTCAGGTGAAGCTGTTGATGTTTGTCAGCATGGTTCAGCTCAAGTGACACAAACGCAAAGTTCAATTCAGAACCTCGCTCAAGAAGTGTTGGTGGCGACCAATGTGATTCAAGAACTTGAAGCTCACGGTAACAGTATTAATGCGATTTTATCGACGATTCAGGGGATTGCAGAGCAGACGAATTTGTTAGCGTTGAATGCCGCTATCGAAGCCGCGAGAGCGGGGGAGCAAGGCCGTGGTTTTGCTGTGGTAGCAGATGAGGTGAGGGTTTTAAGCCAACGGACGCATGCCTCTACTCAAGAGATTCAAGCCACGATAGAAATGCTCCAAGATACGACCGGAAAAGCGGTAAGTATTATGGACAATAGCCGCCAATTAGCGGAAACCAGTGTCGATGATGCTAATTCGGCCGCTGTAAGTTTGACTCAAATTCATGCGGCTGTTGAAAGGATTAGCGACATGGCAACTCAAATCGCTTCGGCTGCAGAAGAACAAGCTTCGGTGACCACGGAAATTACGCGCAACACTGAGGGAATTCGAGATGTCTCTAATGAGCTATCGACAGAAGCCCAGCAAGCAGCAGTACAAGCATCGAATTTATCAGTCCTCTCTGGTGAGCTAGAGCAAGAAATTAAGCAATTTAAGTTATAA
- a CDS encoding outer membrane beta-barrel protein — translation MIRSLLMVPLAILPIVSFASDVEQVEKFGYKHVDLDIGAGTTNEEWLDNSNVTSLGLGGHYLLSEHWLLNAEYSVQFIHPEESTWRVDRVMLGAGYRYAINDRFDVYGMYGFGLLKARVTLDKSDKTLSSDREFLHGATLGANYLLTDKLIAAAEVHVNHSDIVNERNYKIGFNYQWHDVIGTGLYYQYRDTDYKDTHSDHINEVGLNFKFVY, via the coding sequence ATGATACGATCTTTACTAATGGTGCCTTTGGCTATACTACCAATAGTAAGCTTTGCTTCTGACGTAGAACAAGTAGAAAAATTTGGCTACAAACATGTAGACTTAGACATTGGTGCAGGTACGACCAATGAAGAATGGTTAGATAACTCCAATGTTACCTCGCTCGGTTTAGGTGGGCATTATTTACTGAGTGAACATTGGTTGTTAAATGCAGAGTACTCTGTGCAATTTATTCACCCTGAGGAGTCTACATGGCGTGTTGATCGTGTGATGCTTGGAGCTGGATACCGTTATGCCATTAACGACAGGTTTGATGTTTACGGGATGTACGGCTTTGGTCTCTTAAAAGCGAGAGTAACCTTGGATAAATCGGATAAAACTCTTTCTTCAGATCGTGAATTTCTCCACGGTGCTACCCTCGGAGCGAATTATCTATTGACAGATAAACTGATAGCGGCAGCTGAAGTGCATGTAAATCATAGCGATATTGTTAATGAACGTAACTACAAAATTGGCTTTAACTATCAGTGGCATGATGTGATCGGAACAGGCCTGTACTATCAATATCGTGATACTGATTATAAGGATACCCACTCAGATCATATTAATGAAGTAGGGCTTAATTTCAAGTTTGTCTACTAA
- a CDS encoding ATP-binding cassette domain-containing protein, whose product MSLHINNITIKKAGGEILLSNFNLVVKKGEIFTLMGPSGCGKSTLLDVIAGHVTPEFNYSGTIFLDNNRLDILPPHQRKIGILFQDSLLFPHLTVWQNLAFALPNSIKGAHRKIQALEALENIDLINLAESYPEQVSGGQRARIALMRMLLAKPQVVLLDEPYSKLDKHLRAHFRSWVENQLQQANIPALMVTHDTEDVPKDGVCLTWPTEEKNAR is encoded by the coding sequence ATGAGTCTTCATATTAATAACATTACAATCAAAAAAGCAGGTGGAGAAATTCTTCTCTCTAATTTTAATTTAGTTGTTAAAAAAGGAGAAATATTCACCCTAATGGGACCAAGTGGCTGTGGTAAATCTACTTTGCTAGACGTTATCGCGGGTCATGTAACCCCTGAATTTAACTATTCTGGAACTATCTTTCTCGATAATAATCGCCTAGATATACTACCGCCACATCAGCGCAAAATTGGCATTTTATTTCAAGACTCTTTATTATTTCCTCATTTGACAGTATGGCAAAATCTCGCTTTCGCTCTCCCAAACTCGATAAAAGGTGCACATCGAAAAATACAAGCATTAGAAGCACTCGAAAATATCGATCTCATTAACCTCGCTGAGTCATACCCTGAACAAGTTTCAGGAGGACAACGAGCTCGTATTGCGCTAATGCGCATGCTTTTAGCCAAACCGCAAGTCGTTTTACTCGATGAACCCTATAGTAAATTAGATAAGCATTTACGCGCTCATTTTCGCAGTTGGGTTGAAAATCAACTTCAACAAGCCAATATCCCTGCCCTTATGGTGACACACGATACTGAAGATGTGCCAAAAGATGGGGTATGTCTCACTTGGCCTACGGAGGAAAAAAATGCTAGATAG
- a CDS encoding ABC transporter substrate-binding protein, translated as MKCLFNKLCSFSLISLALTNNALATDWQSIEHQASGQRVYFHAWGGSPEVNRYLSWVGQQVKQRYNVTLHHVKVTDIAETASRLVAEKIANKNQNGSVDMVWINGENFKSMKDNQLLQGPFVESLPNWHYVDKSLPVTMDFSEPTEGLEAPWGIGQLVFIHDQETLNNPPNSYSEMLNYAKAFPNRLTYPKPPEFHGTSFLKSLLIELSHNAPELQKPVTKEVFNKVTQPLWDYLDEFHRVAWRGGKQFPAGSAEAIQLLDDGQTDLAITFNPNAVFSAQYSGKLAETTRAFAMKQGALSNIHYLAIPWNASAAQGAKVVINFLLSPEAQSRKGDIMIWGDPSILDKQYLTGSAKNIPSFTAINEPHPSWQNALEKEWLKRYGS; from the coding sequence ATGAAGTGCTTATTCAATAAATTATGTTCTTTTAGCCTGATTTCACTTGCTCTAACGAATAACGCTTTAGCAACAGATTGGCAAAGCATCGAACACCAAGCAAGTGGACAGCGTGTTTACTTTCATGCCTGGGGCGGCAGCCCTGAAGTCAATCGTTACCTCAGTTGGGTTGGTCAACAAGTTAAGCAGCGTTACAACGTCACCCTCCATCACGTTAAAGTCACTGATATTGCCGAAACAGCGTCGCGCTTGGTCGCTGAAAAAATTGCAAACAAAAACCAAAACGGCAGCGTTGATATGGTTTGGATTAACGGCGAAAATTTCAAGTCGATGAAAGACAACCAGTTATTACAAGGCCCATTTGTTGAGAGCTTACCTAACTGGCATTACGTAGATAAATCTTTGCCAGTAACAATGGATTTCTCGGAACCGACTGAAGGCCTTGAAGCACCATGGGGAATTGGACAATTGGTTTTTATTCATGACCAAGAGACCCTGAATAATCCACCAAACTCTTATTCAGAAATGTTGAATTATGCAAAAGCCTTTCCGAATCGTTTAACTTACCCCAAGCCACCAGAGTTTCATGGGACTAGCTTTTTGAAATCATTGCTGATCGAACTTTCCCACAATGCCCCAGAACTTCAAAAGCCAGTCACAAAAGAAGTGTTTAACAAGGTAACTCAACCTCTATGGGATTATTTAGACGAATTTCATCGCGTTGCATGGCGAGGTGGCAAGCAGTTTCCAGCTGGTTCAGCAGAAGCGATTCAACTATTAGATGACGGCCAAACAGACTTGGCTATTACCTTTAATCCTAACGCCGTTTTCTCAGCGCAATACAGCGGAAAATTAGCAGAGACAACGCGAGCCTTTGCAATGAAACAAGGAGCCCTTTCAAATATTCATTATTTAGCCATCCCATGGAACGCCAGTGCTGCTCAAGGAGCCAAGGTCGTCATTAACTTTTTGCTTAGCCCGGAAGCACAATCTAGGAAAGGAGATATCATGATCTGGGGAGATCCTTCGATATTGGATAAGCAATACCTAACAGGGAGTGCCAAAAACATTCCTTCTTTTACCGCAATAAATGAACCTCACCCTAGCTGGCAGAACGCACTTGAGAAAGAATGGCTAAAGCGCTACGGGAGCTAG
- a CDS encoding amino acid aminotransferase, protein MFEKIVTAPADPILGLTEEFKKDTRSEKINLGVGIYKNEQGETPVLATVKKAEAILLETEKTKSYLTIEGTAEYGLAVQKLLFGNDAEVVASHRAKTAQAPGGTGALRVAGEFIKRQLGNVKIWISNPTWANHISVFKAAGLEVAQYSYYDADSKNKDFSAMLQDLQTASEGDILLLHGCCHNPTGIDPTPEEWETLAKLAAEKKLLPLFDFAYQGFAKGVEEDAQGLRIFTKHNKEILVASSFSKNFGLYNERVGAFTLVAEDQQVADTAFSQVKTIIRSIYSNPPAHGSAVVTHILNNSELRAEWENEVATMRDRIQTMRELFVQTLKAEGVTADFSFIERQNGMFSFSGLSKQQVERLKNEFGVYIVGSGRISVAGMTKSNMGPLCKAIAAVL, encoded by the coding sequence ATGTTTGAAAAAATTGTTACTGCTCCTGCCGATCCTATCCTTGGCTTAACCGAAGAGTTTAAAAAAGACACTCGTAGTGAAAAAATCAACCTCGGTGTAGGTATTTATAAAAATGAACAAGGGGAAACCCCAGTTCTTGCCACTGTAAAAAAAGCAGAAGCGATTTTGCTCGAAACTGAAAAAACCAAGTCTTATCTGACCATCGAAGGTACTGCAGAATACGGGCTGGCTGTGCAAAAATTGCTTTTTGGCAATGATGCTGAAGTAGTCGCCTCACATCGAGCAAAAACGGCGCAAGCTCCAGGGGGAACAGGAGCACTGCGTGTTGCAGGTGAATTTATTAAACGTCAACTCGGTAACGTAAAAATCTGGATCAGTAATCCAACTTGGGCAAACCATATTAGCGTATTTAAAGCCGCAGGTTTAGAAGTGGCTCAATACAGCTACTACGATGCAGACAGTAAGAACAAAGACTTCAGTGCAATGTTACAGGATCTGCAAACGGCCTCTGAAGGCGATATTTTGCTCCTACACGGATGTTGCCATAACCCAACAGGTATTGATCCAACACCGGAAGAATGGGAAACCTTGGCTAAACTTGCTGCAGAGAAAAAACTGTTACCTTTGTTTGACTTTGCCTACCAAGGCTTTGCGAAAGGCGTTGAAGAAGATGCTCAAGGTTTACGTATCTTTACTAAGCACAATAAAGAAATCTTGGTTGCCAGTTCATTTTCTAAAAACTTCGGTCTCTACAATGAACGTGTTGGTGCCTTCACCCTAGTTGCCGAAGATCAACAAGTTGCGGACACGGCATTTTCTCAGGTAAAGACCATCATCCGCTCAATTTACTCAAATCCACCAGCACATGGCAGTGCTGTTGTTACCCATATTTTGAATAACTCAGAGCTACGTGCTGAATGGGAAAATGAAGTCGCAACAATGCGTGATCGTATTCAAACGATGCGTGAGCTGTTTGTTCAAACTTTGAAAGCAGAGGGTGTCACTGCTGATTTTAGCTTTATCGAACGTCAAAATGGCATGTTTTCATTTTCTGGCCTTTCCAAGCAGCAGGTTGAGCGCTTAAAGAATGAATTCGGAGTGTACATTGTTGGTTCTGGCCGCATCAGTGTTGCTGGAATGACGAAGTCCAATATGGGGCCTCTGTGCAAAGCCATTGCTGCCGTATTGTAG
- a CDS encoding CDP-alcohol phosphatidyltransferase family protein yields MLDRLSIKAIKWPLTQSAILIDKCGVKANQMTLFGFIVGCFALPALVFEHCGWALAFIMVNRICDGLDGALARIQGITDAGGFLDISLDFLFYSLIPFGFVLANPEQNAVAGAFLIFAFIGTGSSFLAFAVMAGKRGIDNPTYQHKSLYYMSGLTEGTETIACFILFCLFPAHFAVIAYLFGSACWFTTCTRIYAGFKTLDTPE; encoded by the coding sequence ATGCTAGATAGACTGAGCATTAAAGCCATCAAATGGCCATTAACACAAAGTGCGATACTGATTGATAAATGCGGTGTGAAAGCCAACCAAATGACCTTATTTGGCTTTATTGTTGGTTGTTTCGCTTTACCTGCTTTAGTATTTGAACACTGCGGTTGGGCGTTAGCCTTTATCATGGTCAATCGGATCTGTGATGGGCTTGACGGTGCATTAGCCAGAATTCAGGGGATTACGGACGCGGGTGGGTTTCTCGATATCAGTTTGGATTTCCTATTTTATTCTCTCATTCCTTTTGGTTTTGTTCTCGCCAACCCGGAGCAAAATGCGGTTGCAGGTGCATTTTTAATCTTTGCTTTCATTGGCACAGGTTCCAGCTTTTTAGCCTTTGCGGTTATGGCAGGAAAACGAGGTATTGACAATCCTACATACCAGCATAAGTCACTTTATTACATGAGCGGCCTAACAGAAGGCACAGAAACTATTGCTTGTTTCATTCTTTTCTGTCTATTTCCAGCCCACTTTGCTGTTATTGCCTATTTGTTTGGTAGCGCTTGCTGGTTTACCACGTGTACTCGGATTTATGCTGGTTTTAAGACTTTAGATACACCCGAGTAA
- a CDS encoding 3'-5' exonuclease, with protein sequence MKKLFQKPTLQWPMKFQQKLERAKDHRLIEFYGASLPSPETPISKVDFVALDFETTGLDPEKNGIITIGLVPFNLNRIYLRKAKHWKVRPQEKMDEDSVIIHGITHNELIDAPDIEEIIEELLPALRGKIVVVHYRCIEREFLDQALKVRLNEGIEFPIIDTLELEDKIQQKLTGGLWNKVKGRKPPSLRLAQSRRRYGLPDYTPHHALTDAIATAELLQAQIAHFYSPKQAIGDFWL encoded by the coding sequence ATTAAAAAGTTATTTCAAAAACCAACCCTTCAGTGGCCAATGAAGTTTCAGCAAAAACTGGAAAGAGCCAAAGACCACCGTTTAATTGAGTTTTATGGAGCCTCGCTACCTTCACCTGAAACCCCAATATCCAAAGTGGATTTTGTCGCATTAGACTTTGAAACAACCGGATTAGATCCTGAAAAAAACGGCATCATTACCATTGGACTCGTGCCGTTTAACCTCAATCGTATTTATCTCCGCAAAGCCAAGCATTGGAAAGTAAGGCCGCAAGAGAAAATGGATGAAGACTCAGTCATCATTCATGGTATTACTCACAATGAGTTGATAGATGCACCCGATATCGAAGAGATCATTGAAGAGCTTTTACCCGCATTGAGAGGTAAAATTGTGGTTGTCCATTACCGCTGTATTGAACGAGAGTTCCTCGACCAAGCTCTAAAGGTTCGACTCAATGAGGGGATTGAATTTCCAATCATTGATACGTTAGAACTCGAAGATAAAATCCAGCAGAAACTGACTGGTGGGCTATGGAACAAAGTAAAAGGGCGCAAGCCTCCCTCATTACGTTTAGCTCAATCTCGCCGCCGTTATGGCTTACCTGATTATACACCACATCATGCCCTCACGGATGCCATTGCTACCGCTGAATTACTTCAAGCACAGATTGCCCATTTTTATAGTCCAAAACAAGCTATCGGTGACTTCTGGCTATAA
- a CDS encoding ABC transporter permease — protein sequence MLILFYILVIAVCLLPLVPGIVGVVLSSFSYIPILGLNHFSLDGFRQVFEWHGIWHSISLTLYTALLSTYLACLMTFSILQASWNSKIWRFIERTLAPLLAMPHVAFAIGFAFLFAPTGMASRIFYDWFSYDPNAQAVPSLALLVKDPYGLGLIFMLALKEVPFLLLMSIPILQQLKVSDTQKICSSLGYNNASTWLKSLLPQWLVKMRFPLMAVLAYSASVVDVALVIGPTQPPTFAVLVWQWFNEPDLSLMPRAAAGAMTLLALISSLIGLLHLIEYAAIRRWKCWQFSGRYHLPLLGRSVYLFIALNTVLIAILIVIWSFAQRWRFPDLLPSRYSFHFWQDEWFSVAQTVESSLLLAVISASIALFLAIIAHEYRLRYRLSIPDYFIALPMLLPQLSVLFGMQIVTLYFETNAYLFWVSWSHVFFAFPFIYLSLDGPWRSYDQNLTRAALSLGKAPLHIWFKIKLPILFPAISFAWAVGTSVSLAQYLPTLILGAGRISTITTEAVALSSGFDRRITAIYAIWQALLPLLFFSLAFIVSRLAFKYHRLHLRNLNQ from the coding sequence ATGCTAATTTTATTTTACATACTGGTGATTGCGGTTTGTTTATTACCTCTAGTACCCGGTATAGTGGGCGTTGTTCTCTCTTCTTTCAGCTATATACCCATACTGGGACTCAATCACTTTTCTCTTGACGGTTTTCGTCAGGTCTTTGAGTGGCATGGCATCTGGCATTCAATTAGCCTAACGCTTTATACCGCCTTGCTCAGTACTTACTTGGCTTGCTTAATGACCTTTTCTATTTTGCAAGCCTCCTGGAATAGTAAAATTTGGCGGTTTATCGAACGTACTCTTGCTCCACTTTTGGCCATGCCGCATGTCGCATTTGCCATAGGCTTCGCTTTTTTATTTGCACCGACAGGAATGGCATCTCGCATTTTTTATGACTGGTTTAGTTATGACCCAAACGCACAAGCCGTCCCTAGCTTAGCTTTATTAGTCAAAGACCCTTATGGCTTGGGGCTTATCTTTATGCTGGCCTTAAAAGAAGTGCCTTTTTTACTGTTAATGAGCATCCCGATACTGCAACAATTAAAAGTGAGCGATACACAAAAAATCTGTTCGTCATTGGGCTATAATAATGCTTCGACTTGGCTAAAGAGCCTTCTTCCTCAATGGTTGGTAAAAATGAGGTTTCCGCTCATGGCCGTCCTAGCTTATAGTGCCTCTGTGGTCGATGTTGCATTGGTTATTGGCCCCACTCAACCGCCTACTTTTGCGGTTTTAGTCTGGCAATGGTTTAACGAACCAGACTTATCACTGATGCCAAGAGCTGCAGCCGGTGCTATGACCTTACTTGCTCTTATCAGCTCATTAATTGGCTTATTACACCTCATCGAATATGCAGCCATACGTAGGTGGAAGTGTTGGCAATTTTCCGGGCGTTATCACTTACCATTACTCGGTAGAAGTGTGTATTTGTTCATTGCCTTGAATACAGTATTGATTGCAATATTGATTGTGATATGGAGCTTTGCACAACGTTGGCGCTTCCCAGACTTACTTCCAAGTCGATATAGTTTCCATTTTTGGCAAGATGAATGGTTTAGTGTTGCTCAGACCGTAGAGAGTAGCTTGTTACTGGCCGTGATTAGCGCTTCAATTGCTCTATTTTTAGCCATCATTGCTCATGAATATCGCCTTCGTTACCGTTTGTCTATCCCTGATTATTTCATTGCATTGCCAATGCTATTACCACAGCTATCGGTCTTATTTGGAATGCAGATTGTTACTCTCTATTTTGAAACCAATGCCTACCTTTTTTGGGTCTCTTGGTCTCACGTATTTTTTGCTTTCCCTTTCATATACCTGTCACTTGATGGTCCGTGGCGAAGTTATGACCAGAACCTCACACGGGCTGCTTTGAGTTTGGGGAAAGCACCGTTACACATATGGTTCAAGATAAAACTGCCCATTTTATTTCCTGCTATTAGCTTTGCTTGGGCGGTGGGCACCAGCGTCAGCTTAGCACAGTATCTACCCACCTTAATTCTTGGTGCTGGTCGTATTAGTACCATCACCACCGAGGCTGTTGCTTTATCCAGTGGTTTTGATAGACGTATAACGGCTATTTATGCCATTTGGCAAGCACTGCTACCACTGCTGTTCTTTTCGTTAGCTTTCATCGTGAGTCGCCTAGCGTTTAAATATCATCGCTTGCATCTACGCAATCTCAACCAATAA